ACACCTACCCCGTCCACCAGCTCTGCGTCCTGGACGAGGAAGGCCGGCTGGTGGCCGCCGCCAACGGCCTGCCGGTCCCCTGGGACGGCACGGTCGACGGGCTCCCGGGGGGCTCCGACGACGTGCTGGTCTCCGCGTTCGACGGACCCGCCGCCCGCCCGGACGCCCTGTGCATGCTCTCGGTGAGCGTCTCCGCCCGGCTGCGCGGCAGCGGCCTCGCCGAGCAGCTGCTGACCCGGGCCAGGGACGAGGCACGGGCCGCGGGCCTGCGCGGCGTCGTCATCCCGGTCCGCCCCACCCGCAAGGCCCGGTACCCACTCGTCCCGATGGCCGACTACGCCCGCTGGCGGCGGGCGGACGGCACACCGTTCGATCCCTGGCTGGCCACCCACGCCGCGCTGGGCGCCGAACTGCTCGCCCCCTGCGACCGCTCGCTGGTGATCAGCCAGCCCGCCGCCCGCTGGGAGGAGATCGCCGGACACCCGCTGCCCGGCCCCGCCCGCCACCTCGTACCGGGCGCCCTCGCCCCGCTGGAGGTCTCCGCGGACGGCGAGGGCGTCTACGCGGAGCCCAACTTCTGGGTGTTCCACCCGGCCACCTGACCCGCTGCACCACCCCCGACCACACCCGAGGAACGACCACACCCGAGGAGTCGCCCATGCCACCGCTGCGACTGGCCGTCGTCGGCTGCGGAGCCGCCGCCCGGTCCTGTCACCTGACCGCGCTGCCGCACGTCCCGCAGATCCGGCTCACCGCCCTGATCGACCCGGACCCCGAGCAGGCCCGTGCCGCCCTCAAGTGGTACACGGACCAGGGCGGCACCGCCGAGGACGTGCTGATCGCCCGCACGGTGGAGGAGGCCGCCGACGCCTTCGACGCCGCCGTGGTCGCCGTACCGCACACCGCGCACGCCGCCGTCGCCGGCGACCTGCTTGCCCGGGGCAGGCACGTGCTGCTGGAGAAGCCGATGGCGACCTCCGCCGCGGACGCCGAGGCCCTCGCCGCCGCCGCGGCCGCCGCCCCGGACACCCGGCTGCTGATGGCCCACCCCCGGCGGCTGTTCCCCGCCAACGCCTGGGTGCGCGGGCTCATCCGGAACGGCGACCTGGGCACCGTCACCCGGGTCCGCTGGACCGAGGGCCACCCCTACAGCTGGGAGCCGGTCTCCTGGTCGATGTTCGACCGCGCTCTCGCCGGCGGCGGCGTCCTCACCGACACGGCCTCCCACGTCTTCGACATCCTGCTGTGGTGGCTCGGCCCGGACGTCGAGGTGGTCGACTACGTCGACGACAGCCTCGGCGGGGTCGAGGCCGACGCCGTCGCCACCCTGCGCATCGGGGGAGTGGAGACCGTGCTGGAGTTCAGCCGGGTCCGCGCCCTCGGCATCAGCTGCGTCGTGACCGGTACCGCCGCCGAGGTGAGCGTCGGCACCGACTTCCCGGCCGGCGAGTGCACCCTGATCACCGCCTCCGGCGAGGAACTGCACCGCGGCGACGTGAGCGCCGTGCCGCCCGCCCAGGACGAATGGGACGACCTCTTCGTCGAGCAGCTCCGCAACTTCGCCGACGTGTGCTCCGGCGCGGACGTGGCACCGCACGCCACCGCCGAGGACGGCCTGCGGGTCGCCCGGCTGATCGAGCAGTGCTACACGGGGCCGGCGCGACGCCCGCTGGCCCAGCCCTGGCTGACCGGGACGATGTCGAGGAGCGCGGCATGAACGACTTCGCGGGCAGGCGCGTCGCGGTCACCGGCGCCAGCGGGTTCATCGGCGGGCGGGTGGTGGAGCGGCTGGTGCTGGGCACCGGGGCCGAGGTCCGTGCCCTGGTGCGCGGCTACGGCCGGGCCGCCCGGCTCTCCGTGCTGCCGCAGGAGCGGCTCACCTT
This region of Streptomyces chromofuscus genomic DNA includes:
- a CDS encoding GNAT family N-acetyltransferase, with product MADLPALTVTSLERAPELEPAVDRLITGNMPAFMSWESPGNWRWHRLYDTYPVHQLCVLDEEGRLVAAANGLPVPWDGTVDGLPGGSDDVLVSAFDGPAARPDALCMLSVSVSARLRGSGLAEQLLTRARDEARAAGLRGVVIPVRPTRKARYPLVPMADYARWRRADGTPFDPWLATHAALGAELLAPCDRSLVISQPAARWEEIAGHPLPGPARHLVPGALAPLEVSADGEGVYAEPNFWVFHPAT
- a CDS encoding Gfo/Idh/MocA family protein; translation: MPPLRLAVVGCGAAARSCHLTALPHVPQIRLTALIDPDPEQARAALKWYTDQGGTAEDVLIARTVEEAADAFDAAVVAVPHTAHAAVAGDLLARGRHVLLEKPMATSAADAEALAAAAAAAPDTRLLMAHPRRLFPANAWVRGLIRNGDLGTVTRVRWTEGHPYSWEPVSWSMFDRALAGGGVLTDTASHVFDILLWWLGPDVEVVDYVDDSLGGVEADAVATLRIGGVETVLEFSRVRALGISCVVTGTAAEVSVGTDFPAGECTLITASGEELHRGDVSAVPPAQDEWDDLFVEQLRNFADVCSGADVAPHATAEDGLRVARLIEQCYTGPARRPLAQPWLTGTMSRSAA